A single window of Pieris rapae chromosome 4, ilPieRapa1.1, whole genome shotgun sequence DNA harbors:
- the LOC110994540 gene encoding nuclear protein 1: MSEAFFDEYDYYNFDHDKHIFSGHSGKQRTKKEVSEHTNHFDPSGHSRKIVTKLINTENNKKSTNKH; encoded by the coding sequence atgtcggAAGCATTCTTTGATGAGTACGACTACTACAACTTTGATCACGACAAGCACATTTTCTCTGGACACAGCGGCAAACAAAGGACAAAGAAGGAGGTGAGCGAGCACACGAACCACTTCGATCCGTCAGGCCATTCTAGAAAGATCGTGACGAAACTCATTAACacagaaaacaataaaaagtcAACGAACAAACACTAG